From the Jatrophihabitans endophyticus genome, one window contains:
- a CDS encoding aldo/keto reductase: MSIPTSNLGGLTVSAQGLGCMGMSQSYGKGDWDESIAVIHRAIDLGVTLLDTANIYGVGHNEVLVGRALVGRRDEVQLATKFGIDLSLGWNDRRTHGTHAYVKKACEDSLVRLGVEHIDLYYMHRPPEDAEIEETVGAMAELVDEGKVLHLGLSEVDDAQLRRAVAVHPIAAVQSEYSIFTRDPETTVLPAMREHDVGLVPFSPLGRGFLTGTLDRSSLPSSDFRANNPRFVGEAGDANERIAAAVVDLAERKGVPAAQVALAWVQAQAPRLGVSVVPIPGTKRTKWLEQNVGAFDVAFADDELATLDGLGEQTQGARY, from the coding sequence ATGAGCATCCCCACCTCGAATCTCGGCGGCCTCACCGTCTCGGCGCAGGGCCTGGGCTGCATGGGCATGAGCCAGAGCTACGGCAAGGGCGACTGGGACGAGTCGATCGCGGTGATCCACCGCGCCATCGACCTCGGCGTCACCCTGCTCGACACCGCCAACATCTACGGCGTCGGGCACAACGAGGTGCTCGTGGGGCGCGCGCTCGTCGGGCGGCGCGACGAGGTCCAACTCGCCACCAAGTTCGGCATCGACCTGTCCCTCGGCTGGAACGACCGGCGGACCCACGGCACGCACGCCTACGTGAAGAAGGCCTGCGAGGACTCGCTCGTGCGGCTCGGCGTCGAGCACATCGACCTGTACTACATGCACCGCCCGCCGGAGGACGCCGAGATCGAAGAGACCGTCGGCGCCATGGCCGAGCTCGTCGACGAGGGCAAGGTGCTCCACCTCGGGCTCTCCGAGGTCGACGACGCGCAGCTGCGGCGCGCCGTCGCCGTGCACCCGATCGCGGCCGTCCAGAGCGAGTACTCGATCTTCACCCGCGACCCGGAGACGACCGTGCTGCCGGCGATGCGCGAGCACGACGTCGGGCTCGTGCCTTTCTCGCCGCTGGGTCGCGGGTTCCTGACCGGCACGCTCGACCGTTCGTCGCTGCCGTCCTCGGACTTTCGCGCCAACAACCCTCGCTTCGTCGGCGAGGCCGGCGACGCGAACGAGCGCATCGCGGCCGCCGTCGTCGACCTCGCCGAGCGCAAGGGCGTGCCCGCGGCGCAGGTGGCACTGGCGTGGGTGCAGGCACAGGCGCCGCGCCTGGGCGTCAGCGTCGTGCCGATCCCCGGTACCAAGCGGACGAAGTGGCTGGAGCAGAACGTCGGCGCCTTCGACGTCGCGTTCGCCGACGACGAGCTCGCGACGCTCGACGGGCTGGGCGAGCAGACGCAGGGTGCGCGCTACTAG
- a CDS encoding antibiotic biosynthesis monooxygenase family protein, which produces MTVIKINAITVQSDSGDELAHRFAARAGAVDDADGFEGFELLKPTDDRTQWLVITRWRDDAAFEAWTSSPAFAHGHRSEQERSGGDAPKPVGVHSELWSYEVAVTN; this is translated from the coding sequence ATGACCGTCATCAAGATCAATGCGATCACCGTCCAGTCCGACAGCGGGGACGAGCTCGCGCACCGGTTCGCGGCGCGGGCCGGGGCCGTCGACGACGCCGACGGCTTCGAGGGCTTCGAGCTGCTCAAGCCGACCGACGACCGCACCCAGTGGCTCGTCATCACCCGCTGGCGCGACGACGCCGCCTTCGAGGCGTGGACGTCCTCGCCGGCGTTCGCGCACGGTCACCGGTCCGAGCAGGAGCGCTCGGGCGGCGACGCCCCCAAGCCGGTCGGGGTCCACAGCGAGCTGTGGAGCTACGAGGTCGCGGTCACCAACTAG
- a CDS encoding pirin family protein, with product MIHGFRFRTEQPGIVTRHVFSAGPHYDPAYLSAGAVIGCDEHTVAPGAGFDWHAHRGVVIVSWVVSGTLRHQDDDGRALLVRQGDVLVQATGSGIRHAETNGGDDELVFVQTTLLADADRSVDVAAPPVPLPGGGVLRLDEPAPDDFAVRAGPVVLVVGWDV from the coding sequence GTGATCCACGGCTTCCGGTTCCGCACCGAGCAGCCCGGCATCGTCACGCGGCACGTCTTCTCGGCCGGGCCGCACTACGACCCGGCGTACCTCTCGGCCGGCGCCGTGATCGGCTGCGACGAGCACACGGTCGCGCCCGGCGCCGGGTTCGACTGGCACGCCCACCGCGGCGTGGTCATCGTCTCGTGGGTGGTCTCGGGCACGCTGCGACACCAGGACGACGACGGGCGCGCGCTGCTGGTGCGCCAGGGCGACGTGCTCGTCCAGGCCACCGGGTCGGGCATCCGGCACGCCGAGACCAACGGTGGCGACGACGAGCTCGTGTTCGTCCAGACGACTCTGCTCGCCGATGCCGACCGCTCTGTCGACGTCGCCGCGCCGCCGGTGCCGCTGCCGGGCGGGGGAGTCCTGCGCCTCGACGAGCCGGCGCCGGACGACTTCGCGGTGCGGGCGGGGCCCGTCGTCCTCGTCGTGGGTTGGGACGTCTGA
- a CDS encoding DUF3052 domain-containing protein: MNAGAQPGNGLGNGVGSAERLGLRPGMIVMEVGADDDADDELRDAIVGHTGEEMVDEDSDEVVDVVLLWYREGDDDLADVLVDAISPLADDGYIWLLTPKRGRDDYVEPSDIAEAASIAGLSQTSITTVGDGWSAARLVGRKTPGGKR, from the coding sequence GTGAACGCGGGAGCCCAGCCGGGCAACGGCCTGGGCAACGGTGTGGGAAGCGCCGAGCGGTTGGGCCTGCGGCCCGGCATGATCGTGATGGAGGTCGGCGCCGACGACGATGCCGACGACGAACTCCGGGACGCCATCGTCGGTCACACCGGCGAGGAGATGGTCGACGAGGACTCCGACGAGGTCGTGGACGTCGTCCTGCTCTGGTACCGCGAGGGGGACGACGACCTGGCCGATGTCCTGGTCGACGCGATCTCCCCGCTCGCCGACGACGGCTACATCTGGCTGTTGACCCCCAAGCGGGGCCGTGACGACTACGTGGAGCCGTCCGACATCGCCGAGGCCGCCTCGATCGCGGGGTTGTCGCAGACCTCCATCACCACCGTCGGCGACGGGTGGTCGGCCGCCCGCCTCGTCGGCCGCAAGACTCCGGGAGGGAAACGATGA
- the aceE gene encoding pyruvate dehydrogenase (acetyl-transferring), homodimeric type produces the protein MTRDRYSIITDGLPNQLPDIDREETREWLESLDAAIDSDGRQRARYLMLRLLERARERQVGVPGLRSTDYINTIPPEREPWFPGDEDIERRIRAYIRWNAAVAVSRANKTVGVGGHIATYASAASLYEVGFNHFFRGKDLASGMGDQVYFQGHAAPGIYARAFLEGRLTEQHLDGFRQEVSRAPHGLSSYPHPRLMPQFWEFPTVSMGLGPIGAIYQARFNRYLQARGLADTSNSHVWAFLGDGEMDEVESLGAIGVAAREELDNLTFVINCNLQRLDGPVRGNGKIIQELEAYFRGAGWNVIKVVWGRDWDPLLAADGNGALVNQMNQTPDGQFQTYTVESGAYIREHFFGNDPRLRKMVEDLDDDALRKLSRGGHDYRKVYAAFEAARAHTGQPTVILAKTVKGWTLESFEGRNATHQMKKLTVADLKAFRDRLYLPISDKELEADLAPYYHPGEKSDEIQYMKERRAALGGALPKRVIRAKPLAQPGDKVYAEFRGGSGKQQIATTMATVRLFKDLIKDKEIGARFVPIIPDEARTFGLDAIFPTAKIYSPHGQEYEAVDRDMLLSYKESQQGQILHEGISEAGSVASLIAAATSYATHAEPMIPFYIFYSMFGFQRTGDQFWQLADQLGRGFVLGATAGRTTLTGEGLQHADGHSLLLASANPACVAYDPAWAFEVAHIVRAGLARMFGVGAYESHEVSDHDVFYYLTIYNEPIVQPKEPDDLDVDALLKGLYRYSPALADNGRPRAQLLASGVAMPWALEAQRLLGEDWGVDADVWSVTSWNELRRDAVACEEHALLHPGEDAPVPFVTSSLADTPGPVVAVSDYMRAVPDQISRWVPNDYVSLGTDGFGFADTRGAARRFFHIDAQSIVVAALERLARAGEVKPEVAREAFEKYELSSIEAAGTGTVGGDA, from the coding sequence GTGACCCGCGATCGGTACAGCATCATCACCGACGGCCTACCCAATCAGCTGCCCGACATAGACCGCGAGGAGACGCGGGAATGGCTCGAGTCGCTGGATGCGGCCATCGACTCCGACGGCCGGCAGCGCGCCCGCTACCTCATGCTCCGGCTGCTCGAACGCGCCCGCGAACGACAGGTCGGCGTCCCCGGCCTGCGCAGCACCGACTACATCAACACCATCCCGCCGGAGCGCGAGCCCTGGTTCCCCGGGGACGAGGACATCGAGCGCCGCATCCGCGCCTACATCCGCTGGAACGCCGCGGTCGCGGTCTCCCGGGCCAACAAGACGGTCGGCGTGGGCGGCCACATCGCGACCTACGCGTCGGCCGCCTCGCTCTACGAGGTGGGCTTCAACCACTTCTTCCGCGGCAAGGACCTCGCCAGCGGCATGGGCGACCAGGTCTACTTCCAGGGCCACGCGGCCCCGGGCATCTACGCGCGCGCCTTCCTGGAGGGCCGGCTCACCGAGCAGCACCTCGACGGGTTCCGGCAGGAGGTCTCGCGCGCCCCGCACGGCTTGTCGTCCTACCCGCACCCGCGGCTCATGCCGCAGTTCTGGGAGTTCCCCACCGTCTCGATGGGGCTCGGCCCGATCGGCGCGATCTACCAGGCCCGGTTCAACCGCTACCTGCAGGCACGCGGCCTCGCCGACACGTCCAACTCGCACGTGTGGGCCTTCCTCGGTGACGGCGAGATGGACGAGGTCGAGTCGCTCGGCGCGATCGGTGTCGCGGCCCGCGAGGAGCTCGACAACCTGACGTTCGTCATCAACTGCAACCTGCAGCGGCTCGACGGTCCGGTGCGCGGCAACGGCAAGATCATCCAGGAGCTCGAGGCGTACTTCCGCGGGGCCGGCTGGAACGTCATCAAGGTCGTCTGGGGTCGGGACTGGGATCCGCTGCTCGCCGCCGACGGCAACGGCGCCCTGGTCAACCAGATGAATCAGACGCCCGACGGGCAGTTCCAGACCTACACCGTCGAGAGCGGCGCGTACATCCGCGAACACTTCTTCGGCAACGACCCACGGCTGCGCAAGATGGTCGAGGACCTCGACGACGACGCGCTGCGCAAGCTCTCGCGCGGCGGTCACGACTACCGCAAGGTCTACGCGGCCTTCGAGGCGGCGCGGGCGCACACCGGGCAGCCCACCGTCATCCTGGCCAAGACCGTCAAGGGGTGGACGCTCGAGTCGTTCGAGGGCCGCAACGCCACGCACCAGATGAAGAAGCTGACGGTGGCCGACCTCAAGGCGTTCCGCGACCGGCTCTACCTGCCGATCTCGGACAAGGAGCTCGAGGCCGACCTCGCGCCGTACTACCACCCCGGCGAGAAGTCCGACGAGATCCAGTACATGAAGGAGCGGCGGGCCGCGCTCGGCGGTGCGCTGCCCAAGCGCGTGATCCGGGCCAAGCCGCTCGCCCAGCCCGGGGACAAGGTCTACGCCGAGTTCCGCGGCGGGTCGGGCAAGCAGCAGATCGCGACGACGATGGCGACGGTGCGGCTGTTCAAGGACCTCATCAAGGACAAGGAGATCGGCGCTCGCTTCGTCCCGATCATCCCCGACGAGGCACGCACGTTCGGTCTGGACGCCATCTTCCCGACGGCGAAGATCTACTCGCCGCACGGCCAGGAGTACGAGGCCGTCGACCGCGACATGCTGCTGTCCTACAAGGAGTCCCAGCAGGGGCAGATCCTGCACGAGGGCATCAGCGAGGCCGGGTCGGTGGCGTCACTGATCGCGGCGGCGACGTCCTACGCCACGCACGCCGAGCCGATGATCCCGTTCTACATCTTCTACTCGATGTTCGGCTTCCAGCGCACCGGCGACCAGTTCTGGCAGCTGGCCGACCAGCTCGGCCGCGGCTTCGTGCTCGGCGCGACGGCGGGGCGCACGACGCTGACCGGTGAGGGCCTGCAGCACGCCGACGGGCACTCGCTGCTGCTCGCGTCGGCGAACCCGGCGTGCGTCGCGTACGACCCGGCGTGGGCGTTCGAGGTCGCGCACATCGTCAGGGCCGGGCTGGCCCGGATGTTCGGTGTCGGGGCGTACGAGTCGCACGAGGTCAGCGACCACGACGTCTTCTACTACCTGACGATCTACAACGAGCCGATCGTCCAGCCCAAGGAGCCCGACGACCTCGACGTCGACGCGCTGCTCAAGGGGCTGTACCGCTACTCCCCCGCCCTGGCCGACAACGGCCGGCCACGTGCGCAGCTGCTCGCGTCGGGGGTCGCGATGCCGTGGGCGCTCGAGGCGCAGCGGCTGCTCGGCGAGGACTGGGGCGTCGACGCCGACGTCTGGTCGGTGACGTCGTGGAACGAGCTGCGTCGCGACGCCGTCGCGTGCGAGGAGCACGCGCTGCTGCACCCGGGTGAGGACGCGCCGGTGCCGTTCGTGACGTCGTCGCTGGCCGACACGCCCGGTCCGGTCGTCGCGGTGTCGGACTACATGCGCGCGGTGCCCGACCAGATCTCACGGTGGGTGCCGAACGACTACGTCTCGCTCGGGACGGACGGCTTCGGCTTCGCCGACACCCGCGGCGCCGCCCGCCGCTTCTTCCACATCGACGCGCAGTCGATCGTGGTGGCCGCCCTCGAGCGGCTGGCGCGGGCCGGCGAGGTCAAGCCCGAGGTCGCCCGCGAGGCGTTCGAGAAGTACGAGCTGTCCTCGATCGAGGCGGCCGGCACCGGCACGGTCGGCGGCGACGCCTGA
- a CDS encoding PDDEXK family nuclease produces the protein MPDSRGIVAEPRWPDHWRGLAERMPPDPVLELAATRGFVLTAAELAGLGITRAAARTRTHHGTWTIAGHGYVAPTAAPTPRHAHALAATAAGRRRPADAISGRSGAVLHGLPLMGVPDVPRLTVRDESLGRVRPAAAGCFTGWLANDEITSWYGVAVATPSRTLVDLARHDRFDAIMAADAAVRLGMATPATIESALVRAVGWPGVRQAREVLALADPLAESPLESVTRLRLHDDGFPPPELQCWIGGYRVDLCWPRFRLVLEVDGRVKYTAVGLDDDVLWREKQREHIVRQHGYRVERVIAQDVFAGWPRTSAYLRPIFRLPRRVG, from the coding sequence ATGCCTGACTCGCGCGGGATCGTGGCGGAGCCGCGGTGGCCGGACCATTGGCGCGGCCTGGCGGAGCGGATGCCGCCGGATCCCGTGCTCGAGCTCGCGGCCACGCGTGGCTTCGTCCTCACCGCGGCCGAACTCGCCGGGCTCGGCATCACCCGGGCGGCGGCGCGTACGCGTACTCACCACGGCACCTGGACGATCGCGGGGCACGGTTACGTCGCCCCCACGGCTGCGCCGACCCCGCGGCATGCCCACGCCCTCGCGGCGACCGCGGCCGGCCGGCGCAGGCCGGCGGACGCGATCAGCGGCCGCAGTGGCGCGGTGCTGCACGGTCTGCCGCTGATGGGGGTGCCGGACGTCCCACGGCTGACCGTGCGCGACGAGTCATTGGGCCGCGTGCGTCCGGCCGCGGCCGGGTGCTTCACCGGCTGGCTCGCCAACGACGAGATCACCTCCTGGTACGGCGTGGCCGTGGCGACGCCGTCGCGCACGCTCGTCGACCTCGCACGTCACGATCGCTTCGACGCGATCATGGCCGCCGACGCCGCCGTGCGACTGGGTATGGCCACCCCGGCGACGATCGAGTCGGCGCTCGTGCGGGCCGTCGGGTGGCCGGGCGTCCGGCAGGCGCGCGAGGTGCTGGCGCTGGCCGATCCGTTGGCGGAGTCACCGCTCGAGTCGGTGACACGGCTGCGGCTGCACGACGACGGCTTCCCACCACCGGAGCTGCAGTGCTGGATCGGCGGTTACCGTGTCGACCTGTGCTGGCCGCGGTTCCGGCTGGTGCTCGAGGTGGACGGCCGGGTCAAGTACACCGCCGTCGGCCTCGATGACGACGTGCTCTGGCGGGAGAAGCAACGGGAGCACATCGTGCGCCAGCACGGTTACCGCGTCGAGCGTGTCATCGCCCAGGACGTGTTCGCCGGCTGGCCGCGGACCTCGGCGTATCTCCGGCCCATCTTCCGGCTTCCTCGGCGAGTTGGTTGA
- a CDS encoding beta-ketoacyl-ACP synthase III: MLGLGHYRPSNVITNQDLVDRGVDTDDEWIKTRVGIAERRWADADETVVDMAEQAGAKALANSGVAATDVDLVLVATCTMPTPVPAAAPNLAHRLGIDAPGAFDVNSGCSGFVYALNTASAAVLTGQARNVLVVASERFSGWLDMADRSTCIILGDAAAAAVVGPADAPGMGPVVWGSAGDQSDAVVIEEDTRFFKQEGQAVYRWATGEMAPIGIEACRRAGVAPEDIAAFVPHQANLRIIDALARRIGLPNAVVARDIVTSGNTSAATIPLALSRMVERGEIESGAPVLILGFGSGLAYAGQVVLAP; encoded by the coding sequence ATCCTCGGTCTCGGGCACTACCGCCCCAGCAACGTGATCACCAATCAGGACCTCGTCGACCGCGGTGTCGACACCGACGACGAGTGGATCAAGACCCGGGTCGGCATCGCCGAGCGCCGCTGGGCCGACGCCGACGAGACGGTCGTCGACATGGCCGAGCAGGCCGGCGCCAAGGCGCTCGCGAACAGCGGCGTGGCGGCGACCGACGTCGACCTCGTCCTCGTCGCCACCTGCACCATGCCGACCCCGGTGCCCGCGGCGGCCCCGAACCTCGCGCACCGGCTGGGCATCGACGCCCCCGGCGCCTTCGACGTCAACTCCGGCTGCTCGGGCTTCGTGTACGCGTTGAACACGGCGTCGGCCGCGGTCCTGACCGGTCAGGCGCGCAACGTGCTGGTGGTCGCCTCGGAGCGCTTCTCCGGCTGGCTGGACATGGCCGACCGCAGCACCTGCATCATCCTGGGCGACGCGGCCGCGGCCGCCGTCGTCGGACCCGCCGACGCGCCGGGCATGGGCCCGGTGGTGTGGGGCAGCGCCGGCGACCAGTCCGACGCCGTCGTCATCGAGGAGGACACCCGCTTCTTCAAGCAGGAGGGGCAGGCCGTCTACCGGTGGGCCACCGGCGAGATGGCCCCGATCGGCATCGAGGCGTGCCGCCGCGCCGGCGTCGCCCCCGAGGACATCGCCGCGTTCGTCCCCCACCAGGCCAACCTGCGCATCATCGACGCCCTCGCCCGCCGCATCGGCCTGCCCAACGCCGTCGTCGCCCGCGACATCGTCACGTCGGGCAACACCTCGGCCGCGACGATCCCGCTCGCGTTGTCGCGCATGGTCGAGCGTGGCGAGATCGAGTCCGGGGCGCCGGTGCTCATCCTCGGCTTCGGCTCGGGCCTGGCCTACGCCGGCCAGGTCGTGCTCGCCCCGTAG
- a CDS encoding acyltransferase domain-containing protein, which yields MIAVFAPGQGAQSPGMLAPWLDLPGVAEELAGFSDATGLDLQRLGTTADADEIKDTAVTQPLLVALGVIAAGRLGLDGGERVVAGHSVGELTAAAVAGALTPVDAVAFAARRGAEMAAACAVTPTGMSAVLGGEADEVVAGIEAAGLTAANRNGAGQIVAAGELDRLERLAAEPPGGARAVRALAVAGAFHTHHMEPAAKALGEYVDTLDVADPRPILLSNADGAAVTTGADLVARLVRQVTLPVRWDLCLRSCADLGVTAVIELAPGGVLTGIAKRELPGVELLAIKSPDDLEKGRALVASRPQHGQGEHTPEFRIVVTPTKGVFTRAGVDEGGQVARGAQLGTIRTNQDEHVIVAPQAGVLAEWLRHDGDIVAAGLPVARLADGSEY from the coding sequence GTGATCGCCGTCTTCGCGCCCGGCCAGGGCGCCCAGTCCCCCGGCATGCTCGCCCCCTGGCTCGACCTGCCGGGCGTGGCCGAGGAGCTCGCCGGGTTCAGCGACGCGACCGGACTGGACCTGCAGCGGCTCGGCACCACCGCGGACGCCGACGAGATCAAGGACACCGCCGTCACCCAGCCGCTGCTGGTCGCGCTCGGCGTGATCGCCGCCGGCCGGCTCGGACTGGACGGTGGCGAACGCGTGGTGGCCGGTCACAGCGTCGGTGAGCTGACCGCGGCCGCCGTCGCCGGTGCCCTCACCCCGGTCGACGCCGTCGCGTTCGCGGCTCGCCGCGGTGCGGAGATGGCTGCCGCCTGCGCCGTCACGCCGACCGGGATGTCCGCCGTCCTCGGTGGCGAGGCCGACGAGGTCGTCGCGGGCATCGAGGCCGCCGGGCTCACCGCCGCCAACCGCAACGGCGCCGGCCAGATCGTCGCCGCGGGCGAGCTCGACCGGCTCGAACGGCTGGCCGCCGAGCCGCCGGGCGGCGCCCGCGCGGTGCGGGCCCTCGCCGTCGCCGGCGCCTTCCACACGCACCACATGGAGCCCGCGGCGAAGGCCCTCGGCGAGTACGTCGACACGCTGGACGTCGCCGACCCGCGCCCGATCCTGCTCTCGAACGCCGACGGTGCCGCCGTGACGACCGGCGCCGACCTCGTCGCCCGGCTGGTGCGGCAGGTGACCCTGCCGGTGCGTTGGGATCTCTGCCTGCGCTCGTGCGCCGATCTCGGCGTCACCGCCGTGATCGAGCTCGCGCCCGGCGGCGTGCTCACCGGCATCGCCAAGCGGGAGCTGCCGGGCGTCGAGCTGCTGGCGATCAAGTCCCCCGACGACCTCGAGAAGGGTCGCGCGCTCGTCGCCAGCCGGCCGCAGCACGGCCAGGGTGAGCACACGCCGGAGTTCCGGATCGTCGTGACGCCCACCAAGGGCGTCTTCACCCGTGCCGGGGTGGACGAGGGCGGCCAGGTCGCCCGCGGCGCGCAGCTCGGCACGATCCGCACCAACCAGGACGAGCACGTGATCGTGGCGCCGCAGGCCGGCGTCCTCGCCGAGTGGCTGCGCCACGACGGCGACATCGTGGCCGCGGGGTTGCCGGTGGCACGCCTCGCCGACGGATCGGAGTACTGA
- a CDS encoding PucR family transcriptional regulator yields the protein MTEGRTRHAGRPGIGEQTVRAIEQATGRLATQSVARMDEELPWFRELPSDQRSWVTLVAQSGLQSFVEWLRTPDDVLHLTGGVFAAAPTAMARSVTLQQTVELVRTAIAVAEANLPTLAAGSDVPVVREELLRFSREIAFAAARVYATAAENRGSWDRRLEALVIDNLVRGSVVGDPLPSQLAALGWRETGPIFAVAGAAPDGPGDLILAAAHSRTRRLGADLMAGVHGDRLIVVVGGAADPDDVAAHLLPAFGDGPVVIGPLAPDIEHAPLVTQVALSALRAVPGWPAAPRPVHADALLPERALADDAEARTRLVVDVYAPLVAAGGSLVETVAAFLDAGGALEATARALFVHANTVRYRLRRVAEVCGESPTDPRGALTLQVALVLGRLETAR from the coding sequence ATGACCGAGGGACGGACGAGACACGCCGGCCGTCCCGGCATCGGCGAGCAGACCGTCCGCGCGATCGAGCAGGCCACCGGCCGGCTCGCCACGCAGAGCGTGGCGCGCATGGACGAGGAACTGCCGTGGTTCCGCGAGCTGCCCTCGGACCAGCGCTCGTGGGTCACCCTCGTGGCGCAGTCGGGGCTGCAGTCCTTCGTCGAATGGCTGCGCACACCCGACGACGTCCTGCACCTCACCGGCGGGGTCTTCGCCGCCGCGCCGACGGCGATGGCCCGTTCGGTGACGCTGCAGCAGACCGTCGAGCTCGTCCGGACGGCGATCGCGGTGGCGGAGGCGAACCTGCCCACCCTGGCCGCCGGCTCGGACGTCCCCGTCGTGCGCGAGGAGCTGCTGCGCTTCAGTCGCGAGATCGCGTTCGCGGCCGCCCGCGTCTACGCGACGGCCGCGGAGAACCGGGGCTCCTGGGACCGCCGGCTCGAGGCACTGGTCATCGACAACCTGGTGCGCGGCTCGGTGGTCGGCGACCCGCTGCCGAGCCAGCTCGCCGCGCTGGGCTGGCGCGAGACGGGCCCGATCTTCGCGGTCGCCGGGGCCGCGCCGGACGGCCCCGGGGACCTCATCCTCGCCGCCGCCCACTCCCGGACGCGCCGGCTCGGCGCCGATCTCATGGCCGGCGTGCACGGCGACCGGCTGATCGTCGTCGTCGGTGGCGCCGCCGACCCCGACGACGTCGCCGCGCACCTGCTGCCCGCCTTCGGCGACGGCCCGGTCGTCATCGGCCCGCTCGCGCCGGACATCGAGCACGCCCCGCTCGTCACGCAGGTCGCCCTGAGCGCGCTGCGGGCGGTGCCCGGTTGGCCGGCGGCGCCCCGCCCGGTGCACGCCGACGCCCTGCTGCCCGAACGTGCCCTCGCCGACGACGCCGAGGCGCGCACCCGGCTCGTCGTCGACGTGTACGCGCCGCTCGTCGCGGCCGGCGGCTCGCTGGTCGAGACGGTCGCGGCGTTCCTCGACGCCGGGGGCGCGCTGGAGGCCACGGCGCGCGCGCTGTTCGTGCACGCGAACACCGTCCGCTACCGGCTGCGGCGGGTCGCCGAGGTCTGCGGCGAATCACCCACCGACCCCCGGGGCGCGCTGACACTGCAGGTCGCGCTCGTGCTCGGACGGTTGGAAACAGCACGTTAA
- a CDS encoding PHP domain-containing protein, producing MPDARDPVADLREIAFLLERAREPTYRVKAFRTAAGVVAELDPGELAERADAGTLQQLTGIGKVTALCVTESLRGEPPVYLRRLQATEDEPLDEATAAMRAALRGDLHTHSDWSDGGSPIEEMAETARRLGHEYVVLTDHSPRLTVANGLSADRLERQLDVVAALNERYAADGDFRILTGIEVDILDDGTLDQRPSLLERLDVVVASVHSKLTMPADEMTPRMVAAVANRHTDVLGHCTGRLVTGGRGTRPESRFDAEVVFAACAQFGVAVEINSRPERLDPPKRLLRLAVEAGCLTSIDTDAHAPGQLDWQPNGCERAARCGVDAGAVVNTWSREQLLAWTADHAVRP from the coding sequence GTGCCCGACGCTCGTGACCCGGTGGCGGATCTGCGCGAGATCGCGTTCCTGCTCGAGCGCGCCCGCGAGCCCACCTACCGGGTCAAGGCGTTCCGCACGGCGGCCGGCGTCGTCGCCGAGCTCGACCCCGGCGAGCTCGCCGAGCGGGCCGACGCCGGCACGCTGCAGCAGCTCACCGGCATCGGCAAGGTGACGGCGCTGTGCGTGACCGAGTCGCTGCGCGGCGAACCGCCCGTCTACCTGCGTCGGCTGCAGGCCACCGAGGACGAGCCGCTGGACGAGGCCACGGCCGCGATGCGTGCGGCGTTGCGCGGCGACCTGCACACGCACTCGGACTGGTCCGATGGTGGTTCGCCGATCGAGGAGATGGCCGAGACCGCGCGCCGGCTCGGGCACGAGTACGTCGTGCTCACCGACCACTCGCCGCGCCTCACCGTCGCCAACGGGCTGTCCGCCGACCGGCTCGAACGGCAGCTCGACGTCGTCGCCGCGCTGAACGAGCGCTACGCCGCCGACGGCGACTTCCGCATCCTCACCGGGATCGAGGTCGACATCCTCGACGACGGGACGCTCGACCAGAGGCCGTCGCTGCTCGAACGGCTCGACGTCGTGGTCGCGAGCGTGCACTCGAAGCTCACGATGCCCGCCGACGAGATGACGCCGCGCATGGTGGCCGCGGTCGCCAACCGCCACACCGACGTCCTCGGCCACTGCACCGGCCGGCTCGTCACCGGTGGCCGGGGTACGCGCCCGGAGTCGCGGTTCGACGCCGAGGTCGTGTTCGCCGCCTGCGCGCAGTTCGGCGTGGCCGTCGAGATCAACTCGCGTCCGGAACGGCTCGACCCGCCCAAGCGACTGCTGCGGCTGGCCGTCGAGGCGGGTTGCCTGACCTCGATCGACACCGACGCGCACGCGCCGGGGCAACTCGACTGGCAGCCCAACGGCTGCGAGCGGGCGGCCCGGTGCGGGGTCGACGCGGGGGCCGTCGTCAACACGTGGTCGCGCGAGCAGCTGCTCGCCTGGACCGCCGACCACGCCGTCCGGCCGTGA